The genomic DNA TCCTAAAGTctactctttctctttctttaacATTTTGTCAGGTGAGCTTCAGACTGCTCATGAGAGAGCAAAACGTGTTCAAATTCGATATTGGTTTGGAATGGTGACTCACAAATCTTCCACATTACTTCTCCTTTTCAAGCCAAACTACGGATTCCCAAAAGAGAGTGTTTCTTTGTGGTTATGAAGTTAGTTGCTATGGATCTCAGATGGATTACATACTGTAAGCTTGTAGAAACAGATGATTCCGTCCACAGAAGTAGGATTAGTGATTAATTCCATTGTAATTGTATCGGACCTTCATACATATCAATGAAAACATCCAATTTGAAACACAATCTATAATAATAAGGATGCATAAAAACAACCTTTCTTTGTTAGTAACTTCAAAGTTTAAGGAGCTACCACGCCAAACGCTAGAGATATCAACTCATTAGAGAGGAGGAAACCATCTGGATCTTTAAGCCTAAGGTACCTCACATGATCCTCAATCGTCACCTCGTCATTTAAACCTAAGGCTTTGACTTCATCACTCGTCACTTCTCTTCTCATATCATCCAAACAAACAATGTGCCCACTCTCCACATAAGGCTCATACACTTTACAGATAGAGTTCACTACCTCACTGCCAAAAGCTTCTCCAAACTCCTTAAGATCAAGCCCTTTAGATGTTCTGAAAGATAGCATTAGGATGTCTGTCGCGACATCCTTGAGATCAACAATACCGTTTCCACACCAGTTTGCTGCACCATTCTCCAAGTCAGCCACGTAGTTTGTGTATTCCTTAAGCCTCTTTGGCCTCGAAAACCTCAACCCTCCAACATAACTCGCTGAACCTAAACCGAAAGCATAGAACGGTTTGTTCTTCCAGTATATCAAGTTGTGTTTGCACTTGAAATCACCTTTTGAGTAACTGCTGACTTCATAATGCTCATAACCTGCACCACGAAGCATTGATGATGCTGTTTTATAAAACTCCGCAGATTGTGTTTCTGAAGGAAGAGGAGCTTGTCCTGGAGTGTACCTATACAAGTTCATGATCTCAAATCGTTACTGCTCAAAATACACTCAAAATCTAAAGCATCAGTAAGCATAATTTGGATAAAATACTTACAAGTTTCCAAACTTTGTACCCTGTTCCACTTGGAGATCATATACAGAAACATGATTGGGCTGTGAATCAATAGCTAATCTCAAACTCTCTTCCCACATCCCCAACGTCTGATGAGGCAGAGAAGATATAAGATCCATACTCCAATTCTCAACTCCACACTCTTTAACAAACTCTATAGCCTCATACACTTGAGAGACACCATGAGCTCTCCCACAAGCTTTCAAAAGCTCATCTTGAAAAGCTTGAACACCTAAAGACACTCTGTTCACTCCCAACTCCATCAACTCCTTCAGTTTCTGACCATCAAAGGTCCCTGGATCCATCTCCATTGATATCTCAGCATCTGGACTCAACCCGAAATTCAAACTCAATGTATCCAGAACCAAAGAAACAAGCCTCGGAGGAACAAGAGAAGGTGTCCCACCCCCGAAAAACACAGTCTTTAGATTCGGGTTCGCATCAAAATCAGTTCTTGTCGCTTTAATCTCTCTAACGAGAAGATTCACATAGTTTGTAATACGTGGGTCATCTTCTTTACCTTCCTCGTAGACATTAGAAGAAGAGCCTAGAGCTAAGATTGGGAAGTCGCAATAATGGCAGCGTTTACGACAAAACGGAAGATGAACGTAGGCAGAGGTTGGTGGACCTTGGTGTAAAGTCGTAAGATTGGTTGacgcatttcgtcgaacacttggTGCAGTAGTATCATcttgaacaacaacaaccttaTTAAAAGCTTGAAAAATAAACCTCGACGTCTTGGGTTTACCTCTAAACGATGAAAAAATCGGAGAAATCGTCGTTTTCAACATAattaccaaaccaaaccagagaaaaaaacaaagagatacagAGAAGACTctcaaaaagagagaagaagcttcaAAGATCAATGCTTTAAGACGTCGTCGTTTTAGTCGGAAACCAAATTAGTAAACTCACTTAAGACATAAACCACTCTGATTAGTAAAACTAATTACTactattaagaagaaaaaacattataataagAATGAAAGGAGTAATCACTTTATTCAGACAGgacagggaaaaaaaaatggcgcTAGAATCGATAGCTTCTCTCTCCGATCTCCTCTCGTCTCTTGTCTCGGCGAAACCACCACCGTCTCCGTCGAGTCTGAAACCTATCGCGCTTCTTCCGTCTTCCGTGTCCGCGAAATCATCATCATTGCAGTGCTTGGCGATGACGACGAGGGTTTTAACGGCCGGTAACGATGACGTCAGCAACCGCGTGGCGTATCCTTCGCTGGCGAATGCGAATCTCGTCTTTTTCAAGTCTGGTTACTACAACGTCGAGGTGGTGCCTAAAGAAGGCGAATCGGAGGAGCAGCTGGTGAATGATTTCAAGAGGTCGTGTTTTAGAGCTGGTGTGTTGCAGGAATCTCGAAGACGACGGTTCTTTGAGAGCTctcaggagaagaagaagcgtaaGACTAAAGAAGCTGCTAAGAAGTATCGGAAAaggtcagattttttttttttaactctaaacacacttgaagaagaagtttgagtcaatagattttgattttacagGAGACCAATCCCTAAACCAAAGCCACAATCAACTTCAGAAACTCACAAGAGCAGGAATGTATccagagaagacgaagaagacgatcaCTGGGAACTTCCTCCTGAGGATATTGAGATTCCATATACCAACCGGTCTTAGATGTGAACAATCTTGTAAAGCCACTCTCTTGTCTTGTGTAGGTCTGCACATTCCTCCTTTTGATGTTCTTAGCTTTGGTCCTTAGAAAAACTTAACATTGCGCGGTGTAGGAGTGAAGATGAATGATTTTGGAGTTGTTCCTGTAACGTTGAACTAAATGCAGATGAATCTATAACTCGAGATGTTTTTGTAACAAAGAACCAAATACGTATGAATCTATAACTCAACTGGATTACATTGGAAAGTGATCACTTAAGATATGAGAAGAAATAGGATAAGCCATAAATTGGCAGTTATGACATTGCCGccaaaatcaagaacaaaaagacCAAAAGCTCATTCTCAGTGACAAGAAAGGAGTCAAAGAAATTTTAGACCATTATAAATTGAATCTGTCTTCTCAATGATTCACTCCCTTAGCCATGAAGCTAGAGCTGAATCCCACTCGCATAGCTCGCCTTCTTTGAACCACAGAGCTACACCAAAACCACAAGAACCAAAATGTCAGCAGATGAAAACTAAGAGTTTAGCAAACTAAGGAATGAGAGAGAATACTTGGCCAAACTAAGACAATGAAGAACTATGGAAATAGTATTAATCACTTAGCGAATCCAAACACTTTGTGTAGTGAAGTGGCTTTATGTGTTCACTTTATTTGAAGAACAAATATGAAGCACCTTGATTTGCATACTAAACCAAATTTCATTAATGCCACTAAATAAGGCGTAGTCAATGTCTCAATGACAAAAGATTGGTGAACAAtttttgagaaacaagaaatctcaccaatctcacGCTTGCCGTTATCAGGACTGTCACTACCATGCACAATGTTCCTGCAAATAGCATAATGTAATAGATACACCATGAGAATCATCTTAAATGCTTACATTCAACAACAAAGGTAATAAGAATCCAACCTTCCAGTTTGTACAGCAAGATCTCCCCTAATAGTACCAGGTTCAGCTTGGAGAGGATCTGTTTTCCCTATCAGCTTCCTGGCTgaagcaacaacaccaacaccTTCCCAAGCCTTTACAAGATTTAAAACATCACAAGCAATTTAATCAATCTAATTCACAAGTTGAAAATCCGAGAAAGTCAAATAGGAGTATATTGATAAGCCGTACCATACACACAACTGGGCCTGAAGTGATGTACTCAATCAGGCTAGGAAAGAATGATTTAGCACTAAGATCCTTGTAATGTTCCTGCCAACACAAGATTATTCTGTCaatcaaataaaatgttaagTCATGTTCTAGTCAAATCACCTTGAGAAGCATCTAAATAACCTCATTAAACTACTGATGATATGATCAATTACATAAGTGAGTAATGAGAGTATCAAACCTCAGCCAATTCTTTTGGGCACTGAAACATCTTAAGTCCAATTAGTTTAAATCCCTTCTTCTCAAAACGAGAGATGATTTCTCCAACCTAAGAACATCAATACAGAATTGTAAACCAAAATACCTATCACATTCAAAAGCTCCATACAGAATTTGCCTAAGAAAACGAGAAGCAAAGTAGCTTACAAGGCCTCGTTGTATACCATCAggtttaaccatgatataagtctctTCAACTTCCTGCTGAAACAATACAGAAGAACAACGTAATAAGCATCAAAATCCCAGTAAATTGCAATGAGATTCATCAAATTTGAATCCTAAGTTCCTGATTTCAATCATTACTCTCGGtgaatttgaaaacaaatacacaactaaaccaaactaaaaaataCTAAGAAGTGAAGATAAATAGCTACCATAGAAGCGACAAGGTGAGGGAGGAAGATTCCGGAGTCGGCGGAGCTGGAAGCGCGAAGACGGCGGCGAGACGATGAATCGCGTGAGAAGAGACGGAACTGAGGACGAAATGCGGCTAGCTCAGTGCGTAGGTTAACCTTGGCCGGAGAGCAGTATGGATTGAGATTTGCCGAGTTTCTTTCCGGCGGCGAAGAAGACAACGACGACGAAGCGACACAGAGAGTCCATTTACTAACCACAGCAGCGACTCCCACCATTTTTTTCTCGCTTTGTTTCAGCTTCTCTCACTGCCCTCTGCTTCATCTAATAAGAAGACCAACTTAAAATGACATACTTACCCTTTATCCAGAATCGTAGAGGATTTTGGGTTCAGTTGATCAATCAAAAAGTATAGGGGTCAGAAAATAAATGTGactaaacaaagagaaagagtcTCGTTTTAATGGAAACAGTATTTTCATGTACAGTTGCTTCTAAAGAGGTAATAACTTTACACATTCTCTAAATCACAATTTGCTGCTTTTATATCAAACTCAGCTTTTCGACATCATCTTTCTTACAgcaaaattggttttttttctatttcgttcttcttcatcaattaAGAATCATTGTCAACAGAGTCTGGTTGAAAAATAGGCAAAACAGACTCATCCTCTGTCTTGTATAGTGATGTTAATACGAAGAGTCTTCTAAGATGTCTGTGGCTTTCCCTTTCTTTTGCTTGCTTTAGCCCATTTCACCACGCCACATCACATATGATATAAAAGAATCAACGCGCAACATCCCCTCTcccactttttattttcttcttgttgcttttAACAAGACCCGATCAAAAGAATTATCAATCAATTTCTACGTCCGTatcttctgtttcttcctctCCCTTGTCCTCCACAAGGTCAGTTTCTTTCTCTGCTGCCTTGCCGACAACATCAGTTTCCTGCTCTGCCTTGTCGACAACATCCTCCCCATTATCGACAAGGTCAGTTTCTTTCCCTCCCTTCACAACTTCAGTTCCTTGCACTACCGTGTCAacatcttcattttcttcaaccCCCTTTTCTATAACTTCGCTTTTCTGCTCTCCCATGTCGACAACTTCAGTTTCTTGATCTTCCTTTTCAGTAACTCTGCTTTCTTGCTCTGGCACATTCGCcacttgttcttctctttcattttgGTTGATGGGGTTTTCATAttcttcattttcattatcTGTCTTCTGGCTTCCCAATTCTTCATTTCCACTAACAAGTTGGTCCTCGACCTCTTCTCTGTGGGAACTAAGTATTTGTCCTTCTTTTCTGTCAagcaaattttctttttctaatccCTTGTCAAcaacttcattttcttgttcTCCCATCTCGACAACTTTACTTTCTCGCTCTCCCTTGTCATCAACTCCACTTTCTTGCTCTAGCACATTCTCCACTAATTCTTCTCTCTCGTTGTGATTGATGGGTTTTTCATCTTTTTGGTTCCCATAATCTTGTACCTTTTCGCTTACCGATTCTTCATTTCCACTAACGAGTTGGTCGTCTCCCTCTTTTCTGTGAGGACTTAGTGTGCGTCCTTCACTTCTGTCAAGGGAATATTCTTCTTCCACTCCCATGTCAACAACTTCGTTTTTTTGCTCTCTCATGTCGACATATTCAGTTTCTTGCTCTTCCTTGTCAACAACTCTACTTTCTTGTTCTGGCACATTCCCcacttgttcttctctttcattTGGATTGATGGGTTTTTCATCTTCTTGGTCCATATTATCATGTACCTTTTGGCTTACCGGTTCTTCATTTCCGCTAACAAGTTGGTCCTCTCTCTCTACTCTGTGAGGACTAAGTTCCTGTTTTCCACTTCCGTCAGTGAGATGGTCTTCTACTTCTCTTTGGCTAAAGTGTGGcgggtcttcttcttcatcctcatcctcatccatTTTCATATACAGACCTAGATGTGCCAATGGATTACTGCCTTCCATCTTGAAACTACCCAACATATCCTCACTACACTTGGGACTCATCTCGTCCATGGAAGTCGGTAATTGATCACCCTCGGAGCCTGTAGCTCTAAACATCTGGAGGTCTTCCATAAACCGTATACCTTCGTTTATCTCCACTGTCTTTTCCATCTGCACCCAACCAGTAAAATCATTAATCAATATCATCATACCAAGATAGGACTCTGAATAATAGGAGAAACTTGAAAAGTCTTTTATACCTTTTGTAAAGCTTGACGTGCAGCTTCTCTCTCTTGCTCTCGTTCCCTCCTCACTTTTTCTGCAGCTTCTGCTTTGGCTTTTCTCCTATCCTCTTCAGCTGCTTTGGCCTCGGCCTGTAACCGTACTTTTTCTAATCAAGACAAAATCGCAAGAATTAACAAGCAATTTGGTTAGAAATTATGAGGTACATATATGCACACTTAATGCAAAAATCCAACCTTCTCTTAGCCGTTTTTCAAACTCCTCTCTTTCTATCCTCAATTTTTCAGGATCCCCCTTTTCACCCTGAAATTTGATGCATCAAAAGTTTTGATTAAGCCTTTCCACATTACGAAGAGCTATTTCACCATAGTAGATCGGACACTTAAGATTTAACCTTGGTAAGAGCCTTCTCCCGAGCTTTCATAATGGTATCAGCAAAACGATTCTTCAACAAAGCTTGGCGGTAGCGCTTATCTGGAGAAATTTGCCTCCCAGGTGGAGCTGTTTCCTCTATAATACCAAAGCACGACAGGAAAAATCATGATCTGNCGTATACCTTCGTTTATCTCCACTGTCTTTTCCATCTGCAACCAACCAGAAAAATCATTTACCAATATCATCATACCAAGATAGGACTCTGAATAATAGGAGAAACTTGAAAAGTCTTTTATACCTTTTGTAAAGCTTGACGTGCAGCTTCTCTCTCTTGCTCTCGTTCCCTCCTCACTTTTTCTGCAGCTTCTGCTTTGGCTTTTCTCCTATCCTCTTCAGCTGCTTTGGCCTCGGCCTGTAACCGTACTTTTTCTAATCAAGACAAAATCGCAAGAATTAACAAGCAATTTGGTTAGAAATTATGAGGTACATATATGCACACTTAATGCAAAAATCCAACCTTCTCTTAGCCGTTTTTCAAACTCCTCTCTTTCTATCCTCAATTTTTCAGGATCCCCCTTTTCACCCTGAAATTTGATGCATCAAAAGTTTTGATTAAGCCTTTCCACATTACGAAGAGCTATTTCACCATAGTAGATCGGACACTTAAGATTTAACCTTGGTAAGAGCCTTCTCCCGAGCTTTCATAATGGTATCAGCAAAACGATTCTTCAACAAAGCTTGGCGGTAGCGCTTATCTGGAGAAATTTGCCTCCCAGGTGGAGCTGTTTCCTCTATAATACCAAAGCACGACAGGAAAAATCATGATCTGAAAATAAACAGCCTTTACCATCTCCAACCTCCTTAACTTTCATTTCTTACCATCTGGAACAACTAGTGCATCCATGGCGGTCGACTTTTCCCCACCAGCATGCCCAAGTTGACCCAATTCATTCAAAGAATCTACAGAGAATAAAGAATGAAATTCGGGAAGACTTATCTATCCGAGCATTCTAACTTGCATACATCAATTGGATAGAAACTAACCATTTACAACTATCTTCTCACTGTTGCAATTGTCCTCCGTTCTGTTTATACAGACTGCTGGTTCCTTTTTATCCTAAATTAAAGAGGAGACTATACTTATTCTTCTGTAGTAAATTTCACTTTTATGATTGCAAATAGTTCATGGAAATCTTGCTGAGGGTAAATTAAAAATCTTGCAGAGAAAAATTAGAGTAATAACCAACACAGAGACTCTATAACATAATTTATTCCACCATTAAATATACCTCTCTACTTGTAGGTTTTGAAGCTTTATTAGAATCTGTTTCACTCCCAGAGGAACTACAAGAACCAGAATCTGAAAGATAATCACAGAAAACATCAGTATAAAAAGCTCTTCCTAAGGGGAAAAAATAAGCAAAGGAATCGATTCTACAGTTTTACAAAACCACAGTAAGAACTTGATTCCTCCGTCATAAACGATAAACCACAGAAACTAACTAAACTATCCTCTATAGCAAGAGGATGTCCACAATTAGTAGAGCAGAGAAAAAGCATCAAACAGATAATACGGGATGGGACACAGgctcaaattacaaaacaagaCTCAGGAGTCCACTACTAATCATTCGAACAGAAAAGTTACTTTATTTCCAATCTTAGCTATTCTTACATACTGTACAAATCAGTGCACTATTTAAGGAGAAAAAATGATTATTCTAAGGAATTAGAAGAAGGCTCGCATAAACACGAACCACTTGATGAAGAGCCTGATTCACTACTAGAGCTACTCGAACTGCTGCTTTCATTATTTCTACATGCAGCATCTTTTTCTATCTTAGGAGGAGGATGGCTTGAAACAGAGAGGTCATTCCCACCAACTATGTCAACATCCTCGTCAATTTGCAGATCACCTGTGATTAAGGAATGCATCAGATTACTGAAGGAAACCATTTTTGAAATcgaattaaaaagcaaaaacttaCCTTTACTAGGCTGCAGTGGGGAATTACTGAATCCAGAGTCATGAACGATCTGTAACagagaaattaaaccaaaagtcaAATGTCTAAGATTTACTAGAGCTcacaaacaaaaagtaaaattaatcaGAGAGATTATTTACCTCCATCTCACAAGGTTCGCTCTTTTCCAACGATTTCTTTTTCTCGCTTAAATAGTCATCCAGGAGTTTTCGAACCTTGAACAAGGTTTCATCAGAAAGCGCTTCTATATCAATCTCAATTTCTCCAGATTGACCATCATTGCCACTTTGCTCTCTCAGGAGATCAACAATGTTTTGAGGGAAATCTTCTTCTAATGCCACCAAATCTTggcttaattttttcttctcatcatctgTCATGACCAACTTAGCAGGTGCCACCCTCTGCTTGTTCTCGTTCATTGTAGCTGCTTTCTTTCTCAATGGTGCAACTTCAAAAGGGATTTCAGAGTCTAGAGAAGCAGAACTGGTTACTGGAACGACTGGTGGTTTTGTCACaggtatttttttctctatactTTTCCATCCCGATTCAAAATATTTACTGATACCTTGAGCCATAGCATGATACTGATTCCCTGGTGGATTGTAAGCTATAGAATTTGAAAACGTAAGACGCACATCTGCTGCGAAGTCCAAAGGACTAGAATATTCACCTTTACGCAGCCTGCTCCGGATCGTTCCAAGATCCATTGGATGCTTAATCACAGTAAAATAGTCTGGAATATTCAACATGACTGGATCAACTGGAGTACGAAACGCCCACCCCAACTTATGTGACCACAAACGATTGAGTAACGTTTCACACTCCTTCATCACTGAAGCAACGGTAGAATTTGTTGGAACATCCAATCGAGATGGACCTTTCTTAGCCCGCTGCTTATCATTGCGCACAGCAGGACGCTTTTTCCCCTGTGACCCAGGAAACGTACCAAACTTTTCAGATGGCATCCTCCTAGACCCATCACTGCAGCTTTGAATATCGTTGTATGGTGACAACAGCACAGTGTCTGAACTGAAACACGCAATCTTCTTACTAAGGTCCCTGACCTGTTGAAGCTCCATCTTCAACTTGTGAACTAAATTCTTTCTCTCAGACCTCGACAAGTTGGCCAAAGAGAAAACCTCTTTAGGAACACCATAGCTATCTCCATTCAAACCAAAACGTCTCCTTTTCAATGGAGGAGTCTCCTCTAAATGTTTCATCTGAGAATCGATTCTGCCAGAGTAAGCAAAGTCATCAGGCTCAACCGCCGTTTGCAAGTAATCAGGAACTAATCCAGATGATTTCACTCTAGGGTGTTTCCGTGCTTTACCCATCATTCACTATAAGCCATTCAAATTCAGGATTTTAAAGACTCGAATTTAGAGAATACAGAACTAACTATGCTTTTCTTGCTTCTGATTCAACAATGAATCTATTGGTAACCCCTTTGGAGAGGTTCAATCAATCCTTTTTCACAATCAGCCCTCCTTGGTATCGAGCCAATACCACAATTCGCCGAATAAAAGAATCACAAAGATGCGATTACCAAATCAACACGATGATGGTATTCGTATGAATTGCACAACGTATACTTACCAAAATCAAATTCGCAAATTGGTCTAAGTTTCCTTCCTTCTCTCCCACAGATTCAAAATCACCGAGTGAGAGATATCTTCCTCAACAGCAATTGGGGGAAGAAAGCTAAAttgaaaccctagaaaaacCCTCGACTGAGtagatagaaagaaaaaaaaaactaccaaaatCGATTTGGGAAACCCTAGATCGGAGAGCTTCGCGATATCGCTTCTaatgcccaaaaaaaaaaaaaaaNNNNNNNNNNNNNNNNNNNNNNNNNNNNNNNNNNNNNNNNNNNNNNNNNNNNNNNNNNNNNNNNNNNNNNNNNNNNNNNNNNNNNNNNNNNNNNNNNNNNNNNNNNNNNNNNNNNNNNNNNNNNNNNNNNNNNNNNNNNNNNNNNNNNNNNNNNNNNNNNNNNNNNNNNNNNNNNNNNNNNNNNNNNNNNNNNNNNNNNNNNNNNNNNNNNNNNNNNNNNNNNNNNNNNNNNNNNNNNNNNNNNNNNNNNNNNNNNNNNNNNNNNNNNNNNNNNNNNNNNNNNNNNNNNNNNNNNNNNNNNNNNNNNNNNNNNNNNNNNNNNNNNNNNNNNNNNNNNNNNNNNNNNNNNNNNNNNNNNNNNNNNNNNNNNNNNNNNNNNNNNNNNNNNNNNNNNNNNNNNNNNNNNNNNNNNNNNNNNNNNNNNNNNNNNNNNNNNNNNNNNNNNNNNNNNNNNNNNNNNNNNNNNNNNNNNNNNNNNNNNNNNNNNNNNNNNNNNNNNNNNNNNNNTGCAGCTTTGAATATCGTTGTATGGTGACAACAGCACAGTGTCTGAACTGAAACACGCAATCTTCTTACTAAGGTCCCTGACCTGTTGAAGCTCCATCTTCAACTTGTGAACTAAATTCTTTCTCTCAGACCTCGACAAGTTGGCCAAAGAGAAAACCTCTTTAGGAACACCATAGCTATCTCCATTCAAACCAAAACGTCTCCTTTTCAATGGAGGAGTCTCCTCTAAATGTTTCATCTGAGAATCGATTCTGCCAGAGTAAGCAAAGTCATCAGGCTCAACCGCCGTTTGCAAGTAATCAGGAACTAATCCAGATGATTTCACTCTAGGGTGTTTCCGTGCTTTACCCATCATTCACTATAAGCCATTCAAATTCAGGATTTTAAAGACTCGAATTTAGAGAATACAGAACTAACTATGCTTTTCTTGCTTCTGATTCAACAATGAATCTATTGGTAACCCCTTTGGAGAGGTTCAATCAATCCTTTTTCACAATCAGCCCTCCTTGGTATCGAGCCAATACCACAATTCGCCGAATAAAAGAATCACAAAGATGCGATTACCAAATCAACACGATGATGGTATTCGTATGAATTGCACAACGTATACTTACCAAAATCAAATTCGCAAATTGGTCTAAGTTTCCTTCCTTCTCTCCCACAGATTCAAAATCACCGAGTGAGAGATATCTTCCTCAACAGCAATTGGGGGAAGAAAGCTAAAttgaaaccctagaaaaacCCTCGACTGAGtagatagaaagaaaaaaaaaactaccaaaatCGATTTGGGAAACCCTAGATCGGAGAGCTTCGCGATATCGCTTCTaatgcccaaaaaaaaaaaaaaacaaattcgaaATAACGAAAGAggtgagaggagagagagagacttacgGAGGAATAACGAACCAATTTGCTTCTCTACTTATAGATCTCAAGAGATGATCAACCCGCCGCCTTTAACCTAATCTAAACCGTTCAATTACACAGCCAACCAAAATCTAAACGGCTGATAATATCCGTTCGTTTTCTACCGTCGATATTTAGATCTAACGGCTGTGAGGTGTACGAGCGCAATCTAGTGAATCCTGGATCTCTAATTAATTTGAGgaaaatatctttaaattttcCATATTGCAAATAAATTACACGTGTTCCTACAGCGCGTGGAATAGACGCGGCTACCGACCGACATTGTCTCTACCATTTTTGACTATTTTATCCACTTAACGCGCCTTATAAAAAGGCGCTTGAATAACACGTGCCAGTGAATCTTTTTTTGAGTTTGAGGCCCTTACAATATTTCTCAAGGCCCATTAATGAATACCATAAGCCTGCCCATTAGTGAAATACTATAATTGTCATATAATGTCGTGTTTGACATAATGTATGTAAACGAATACTTCATTAAACTTTCTTTTGAggtttaactaaaatttaaacttcAGATTATCATTTCATAACTCACGAGAGACAACAAaagagtattttataaacaataatcttaaccaaaggaaacaaaattaaaaaaaaaaaacagaaacatatgTTCAAGgtgaaaattaaataaccaaagcTCACTAGCACTTGCTATTTTTAGTTTTACGAAGGCCATGTATATAATACGATCTGGACCGTTCATCAATTTTCACAATGAATGTGAATATCCAACGGCGGGTAATCGAAAGAACGTCGTCACAGGCACAAAGCTGCCTTAACGTCAAGCCTCCACGCAAAACCTCCGCCGTCCATTCTCCAAACGTCACAAGGCACCGTGACGGATCCTCTTTCTCGATCTTGACACGTGTACTGTAATCTCACTCTGCATGTGAACGCCGGGTACGTTAGCATCGGTCTCTCCTTCATCACCAACCGTACGATCACGTGAAAATTATCGTTATGATCGTAACTAATCTCCGGTACACCAGTTTCTTTAGCCATCTTCCTGTACGCCTCATTGGTCCACGTGACTCTCCCTAAACCGTCCGATGTAAAACCAGGACACGTGTCTTTCACAAGATTCATCTTCCTCTCATCATCTGTCTTCCCTAATCCATAACCGTCGATCCAAGCGTCGGTCACACGTTCAACCGTCACACAAGACGAAACCACCACCGTCCTTCGCGATATCTCCGCCGTCTTGT from Camelina sativa cultivar DH55 chromosome 2, Cs, whole genome shotgun sequence includes the following:
- the LOC104741039 gene encoding transcription factor GTE10-like isoform X2, translating into MMGKARKHPRVKSSGLVPDYLQTAVEPDDFAYSGRIDSQMKHLEETPPLKRRRFGLNGDSYGVPKEVFSLANLSRSERKNLVHKLKMELQQVRDLSKKIACFSSDTVLLSPYNDIQSCSDGSRRMPSEKFGTFPGSQGKKRPAVRNDKQRAKKGPSRLDVPTNSTVASVMKECETLLNRLWSHKLGWAFRTPVDPVMLNIPDYFTVIKHPMDLGTIRSRLRKGEYSSPLDFAADVRLTFSNSIAYNPPGNQYHAMAQGISKYFESGWKSIEKKIPVTKPPVVPVTSSASLDSEIPFEVAPLRKKAATMNENKQRVAPAKLVMTDDEKKKLSQDLVALEEDFPQNIVDLLREQSGNDGQSGEIEIDIEALSDETLFKVRKLLDDYLSEKKKSLEKSEPCEMEIVHDSGFSNSPLQPSKGDLQIDEDVDIVGGNDLSVSSHPPPKIEKDAACRNNESSSSSSSSSESGSSSSDSGSCSSSGSETDSNKASKPTSREDKKEPAVCINRTEDNCNSEKIVVNDSLNELGQLGHAGGEKSTAMDALVVPDEETAPPGRQISPDKRYRQALLKNRFADTIMKAREKALTKGEKGDPEKLRIEREEFEKRLREEKVRLQAEAKAAEEDRRKAKAEAAEKVRREREQEREAARQALQKMEKTVEINEGIRFMEDLQMFRATGSEGDQLPTSMDEMSPKCSEDMLGSFKMEGSNPLAHLGLYMKMDEDEDEEEDPPHFSQREVEDHLTDGSGKQELSPHRVEREDQLVSGNEEPVSQKVHDNMDQEDEKPINPNEREEQVGNVPEQESRVVDKEEQETEYVDMREQKNEVVDMGVEEEYSLDRSEGRTLSPHRKEGDDQLVSGNEESVSEKVQDYGNQKDEKPINHNEREELVENVLEQESGVDDKGERESKVVEMGEQENEVVDKGLEKENLLDRKEGQILSSHREEVEDQLVSGNEELGSQKTDNENEEYENPINQNEREEQVANVPEQESRVTEKEDQETEVVDMGEQKSEVIEKGVEENEDVDTVVQGTEVVKGGKETDLVDNGEDVVDKAEQETDVVGKAAEKETDLVEDKGEEETEDTDVEID
- the LOC104741039 gene encoding transcription factor GTE10-like isoform X3 translates to MMGKARKHPRVKSSGLVPDYLQTAVEPDDFAYSGRIDSQMKHLEETPPLKRRRFGLNGDSYGVPKEVFSLANLSRSERKNLVHKLKMELQQVRDLSKKIACFSSDTVLLSPYNDIQSCSDGSRRMPSEKFGTFPGSQGKKRPAVRNDKQRAKKGPSRLDVPTNSTVASVMKECETLLNRLWSHKLGWAFRTPVDPVMLNIPDYFTVIKHPMDLGTIRSRLRKGEYSSPLDFAADVRLTFSNSIAYNPPGNQYHAMAQGISKYFESGWKSIEKKIPVTKPPVVPVTSSASLDSEIPFEVAPLRKKAATMNENKQRVAPAKLVMTDDEKKKLSQDLVALEEDFPQNIVDLLREQSGNDGQSGEIEIDIEALSDETLFKVRKLLDDYLSEKKKSLEKSEPCEMEIVHDSGFSNSPLQPSKGDLQIDEDVDIVGGNDLSVSSHPPPKIEKDAACRNNESSSSSSSSSESGSSSSDSGSCSSSGSETDSNKASKPTSREDKKEPAVCINRTEDNCNSEKIVVNEETAPPGRQISPDKRYRQALLKNRFADTIMKAREKALTKGEKGDPEKLRIEREEFEKRLREEKVRLQAEAKAAEEDRRKAKAEAAEKVRREREQEREAARQALQKMEKTVEINEGIRFMEDLQMFRATGSEGDQLPTSMDEMSPKCSEDMLGSFKMEGSNPLAHLGLYMKMDEDEDEEEDPPHFSQREVEDHLTDGSGKQELSPHRVEREDQLVSGNEEPVSQKVHDNMDQEDEKPINPNEREEQVGNVPEQESRVVDKEEQETEYVDMREQKNEVVDMGVEEEYSLDRSEGRTLSPHRKEGDDQLVSGNEESVSEKVQDYGNQKDEKPINHNEREELVENVLEQESGVDDKGERESKVVEMGEQENEVVDKGLEKENLLDRKEGQILSSHREEVEDQLVSGNEELGSQKTDNENEEYENPINQNEREEQVANVPEQESRVTEKEDQETEVVDMGEQKSEVIEKGVEENEDVDTVVQGTEVVKGGKETDLVDNGEDVVDKAEQETDVVGKAAEKETDLVEDKGEEETEDTDVEID